The DNA region tttgatcaattaaaattgaaaaaagaaacggGTGTACAAATGCTACTAAGGGATTCAGTTTCTTATCCTTCAATTTCAATCGATttggtttcaatttttcttttccaaaatctTTTAATTAGCAAGAAATTTATAAAATCCatcaaaaaacttaaaataaaaacaaaggctACTAATGGCTTCTTTTTCAATACATTCAACATTTTCTtcgaaataataattaaaataattcaattttatttgtaATCGAGATTCTATGGCTTCAGAATGAATATATTTCctgtaataattaaaataatccaATTTTATATTACTGTGGAGAAACATGACatgtctaatttttttattattgaaaatcaTGCATGAAACTTTGGTTATAACTAAAATACACACAAAATATTGTTGATCCATTGCTAATTCTTCCTCCTTCCATTTCGATGGATCCTCCTTCTCATTCTTTTTTCTTGGTTTCGCTTGATCATTTTCACTAGCCAACGAGGTCTCCCAGTTGTGAAAACAATGTATCCCATGCTCAATCCTATCACTAGTCCACTTCCATAACCCATTGCTGCAATTTTCCAAGTAAGTGCTATTTCAGATTCATCAGCAACTGTTGGTGGAGGCGACTTTGGTTCCTGGTCGTTGCCACATGTCTTTGACAGTGGGAATCCACATAGCCCGGAGTTTCCGGCGAAGGAATCATTTGAGAAAGTATCGAAGTGATTAGCTAACGGTATAGGCCCTTCAAGATTGTTATGAGAAATATTCAATGCTCCCAGAAATGTCAAGTTGGTTAATTGTATTGGAATTCTTCCTTGAAGCTTGTTTGATGAGAGATCCAATGATTCAagtgctgccaattttccaaatGATGGTGGGATATTACCTGTTAAGCTGTTGTGTGAGAAGTTAAGCACTATGAGTGAGTTAAGTTCTCCAATTGCTTTAGGAATCGGCCCCTTGAAATGGTTGCTTGAAAAATCAATGATTGTGAAAACAGTTAAAATTCTCACAAGTTCGAGATCCGACCCTTTCATTGTTACAGTTACTGAGTCTTGATAATAATCTCCACCAATGTACTCTGGACCACCAgttttgttttcttgaatatctCTTATTGCTTTGAAATTTTCAAAGAGTTCAAGTGGCAAGTGACCAGTAAACTCATTTCGAGAGAGATCAATCATTCGCAAACTCCTGAAGGAATATGTGTCATTGAAATTCCGAATGTCACCATGGAATCTATTAGATCTAATGATAAGAACTTGCAGCTCCGGAAGTGTACCTAACCAATATGGAAATGTGTCCTCCAATTTGTTGTTGCCTAAATCTAAAACTTCCAAACGGTTGCAGTTCGCCAATGATTGTGGAATAGATCCTTCAAGTTGGTTGCCATTGAGGTTAAGACTTCTCAACGAATCACTTTGAAGCCATCTTGGGATTTTTCCAATAAAGTAATTCATCTTCAAATTCACAACTTGGTGAAGGTCACTAAAATTCTCAGGACAGTCTGGAATAATTCCACCCAACTTGTTCTTGGACAAGTCCAGTACAGCAAGAATAGACAAATTACAAATCTTTGAAGGGATTTCTCCGACCAGCTCATTGTCTGAGATTAACAAATAAAGCAATGTTCGTGGCAGAGCTGGAAGTGGTCCTTGAAGTGAATTGGAACCAAGGTCGAGAGTCAATAGATTCTTCCCCGGAACTTGCTCTACGCCAGTCATGAAGTTCATAGAAAGTCTTAAAGTGACCAAGTTCTCCCATCCTTCGGCTTCCCATTTTGTAATAGAACAATGAATTTGGTTATCAGAAATATCTAAATCTCGCAAGGACTTGGATGCATTCAAGAAGCTTGAGAAACGTTGCATGTTGCAAGAAGAGATGTTGAAGCCGTGGCCTGCATCGCAACAAAGAACCAACAGCAACAAATTGGTCAAAAGACCAGCAGCAGCAAATTGTACAATTTTAGCTGCTATACTGTTTTGTAGCAAAGAAATGGAGTTGGTTCAGTTATAAAATTACTTTTTGAATATTTGTTCCTATGGAACTTAGCCTAAATCTGTGTAATGAGTTAGCTAAGTTAGTAGGAAAGATTGACTGATGTAATAGCTGGTATGCTAGCTTTCTTTTGTATACAAGTTgctatatttttttttggtaagtAAGAGCAGTTAAATTAGTAGGTAACTGTCAAATACTTTTGTAACCATCATATATTCaaagtttgaatgaaattatgatgACTTCTCAGTTACAAATTTTCTTGCtgagttcttttcttttgttttttctttcattcgtttttgctttctttgctactgccatttatccaacaaatggtatcagagctttcaGTCTTTGAGGGCCTTGGTTGTACACTGTCACTAAGCAAATTGTGtttgaaacaaaagaagaagaggTTGTTTTGCTTGCTGAAAAATGAGTTTTACACCACCTCCTCCACCTGTCTTTGCTGGAGAAAATTACAACATCTGGGCAGTGAAAATGAGAACATACCTGCAAGCACACGACCTGTGGAATGTTGTTCTCAATGACACTGAGCCACCACCATTAAGAGCCAACCCGACCATAGCCCAGATTAGGCAGCACAATGAAGACTGTGCCAAGAAGTATAAGGCTATGTCGTGCCTTCAAAGTGGAGTTTCTGATGTTATTTTCACAAGAATAATGGCTTGTGACACTCCAAAGCAGGCCTGGGACAAACTCAAGGAGGAGTTTCAGGGGTCTGACAAGACCAGACAACAGCAACTGATCAACATGAGAAGAGATTTTGAAAATCTCAAAATGAAGGACTCAGAAACCATCAAGCAGTATGCTGACAGAATCATGACTACTGTCAACAATATAAGGCTGCTTGGGGAGGAATTCAGTGACCAAAGAGTGGTTGAGAAGGTCATAACAACCTTGCCAGAGAAGTATGAAGCAAAAATTTCTTCTCTGGAAGATTCAAGGGACTTGTCAACAATCCCTTTGACAGAGCTTATAAATGCTTTTTATGCTCAAGAGCAGAGAAGGGCAAATAGGCAGGAGGACCACTATGAAGGAGCTTTTCAGGCTAGAAGCAGAGAAAGCTCAAGTGCAAACTTAAATGCCAAAGGCAAGAAGCCCTGgactgagaagaagaagaaagaacctgTAAAAAGGAAGTTCCCACCTTGTGTCCATTGCAAGAAGACTACTCATCTTGAGAAATACTGCTGGTACAGACCAGACATTCAATGTAGAGCCTGCAAGCAATTTGGCCACATCGAAAAGGTCTGTAAGAGCAAGCCAAAACCACAACCACAATTTCAAAACCAAGCTCAAGCTGCAGAAGAGGTTGAATCACCTGAAGAGCATGTCTTTTCAGCATCATGCTTTGCAAGCTCGAGCAAAGTTAGTAAAATATGGTTGATTGACAGTGGATGTACCCACCATATGGCTTCTGAGAAGAGTATATTTAAGGAGCTTGACACCACCTTCAAGTCCAAAGTTAAAATTGGCAATGGTGAGCTGCTGGAGGCAAAAGGGAAAGGCAAGGCTTTGATAAGCACCAAGTCAGGTATTAAAACCATTTCAGAGGTTCTCTATGTACCTGACATTGACCAAAATTTGCTAAGTGTTGGCCAGCTATTGGAGAAGGGTTATTCTCTGATTTTTGAAGGCAAAAACTGTTTGATCAAAAATGCTGCTGGTGAAGTGTTGACTACAGTGGCTATGCAAGACAGAACCTTCATTGTGGATGTGAATCAACTGCAAGCCAAGGCATATGCATCTCAGTCTGATGAGACAGACTTGTGGCATAGGAGGATGGGGCatgtgaactacaattcactGAACATGCTGCACAAAATGGATTTGGTCAGTGATATGTCCAAAATTGAGCCAAAGGATGCTGTATGTGAGGTCTGCCAGCTAGGCAAACAGACCAGATTACCCTTTCCAGTCAACAAGGCATGGAGAGCACAAGGGAAGCTTCAGCTTATTCATACAGACatctgtggaccaatgaagactacCTCCTTAAATGGCAGCAGGTACTTTGTACTCTtcattgatgattattcaaggttctgttgggtaaattttttaaagcataagtCAGATGTTTATGACTCCTTCTGCAAATTTAAAGCCTTGGTTGAAAACCAAGCAAATTGCAAACTAAAATGTTTGAGGTCTGACAATGGTTCTGAGTATGTATCTCAGAAGTTTCAAAAATTGTGTGATGATGCTGGAATTCAACACTAATTGACTACTGTGtacacaccacagcaaaatggtgtTTGTGAAAGGAAAAACAGAACAGTCCTTGATATGGCTAGGTGTTTGTTATTTGAGGCTAAAATGCCTAATgttttttgggctgaagctgtgaaTACAGCTATTTACCTGTTGAATAGGTTGCCAACTAATGCAGTCAAAGGAAAAACTCCCTTTGAAGCCTGGTTTGCACAGAAACCATCTGTCTCTCATTTGAAGTTATTTGGCTGTCTATGTTATGTGTTGGTACCTGAGGAGAGAAGAACTAAGTTGGACAGGAGGTCCATGCCTGGGGTGTTTGTTGGCTACAGCAACGTGAAGAAAGGATACAGAGTCTTTGATCCACTGACCAAGAAGGTTGTAGTGAGCAGAGATGTAAAATTCAGTGAAGCAAGTAGCTGGAAATGGGATGGAATTGAAGCAAATTTGTCTGATGGAGAAGAGATTGATGTTGATCTACAGCAAGCTGAAAATGAAGAAGTAACTGAAAATGGCTATGATGATCAACCTGTTCGAGGCACCAGGACATTAACTGACATCTATGAGAGATGTGCAGTAACTATATTAGAGCCTTCATGTTTTGAagaagctgaaaaagaaaaatgctggCAGGATGCTATGGAAGCTGAATTTAAAATGATTCAGAAAAATGATACATGGGAGCTTGTAAACAGACCTGAAAACAGAAAAATTATAGGTGTAAAGTGGGTTCATAGAATTAAGAACAATGCAGATGGCTCACTTAATAGACATAAGGCCAGACTGGTTGTTAAAGGTTATAGTCAGCAGCAAGGGGTTGATTTTTCTGAAACCTTTGCACCTGTTGCAAGGTTGGATACTATCAGATTGCTGCTAGCTTTGGCAGCTCAAAAGCATTTGAAAGTGCATCATCTGGATGTTAAGTCAGCCTTTCTAAATGGCTTTCTTAATGAAGAAATATTCATTGAGCAACCTGAGGGTTTTAAGGTCACTGGTGAAGAACAGAAGGTCTACAAGCTGaaaaaggctttgtatggtctaaaacaggctccaagggcctggtatgagaGGATTGATGGCTACTTAGCAAGGCTCGGGTTCATAAAGAGTATCAGTGAGCCTACACTCTATGTTAAGAAGGATCAGGAGGAAACCTTGTTAATTGTttccttgtatgttgatgatctgtTCGTTATTGGCTGCAAAGATCAACTTATTGAAGACTTCAAGAAACAGATGCAACATGTCTTTGAGATGACTGACCTTGGTCTGATGACCTACTTTCTTGGCATGGAGATAAAACAAGGAAGTGATGGCATTTTCATAAGTCAGCAAACATTTGCTTCCAAGGTGCttgaaaaattttgcatgttGAAATGCAAACCAGTCACTACACCAGTTGCATTGGGAGAAAAATTGTCAAGTGCCAGTGAACATGATCGAGTAGATGAGAAGGCATATAGAAGCTTAATTGGTTGTTTGCTTTATTTAACAGCAACTAGACCAGACATTGTCTATGCTGTTAGTCTACTTTCAAGGTTTATGCACTGCAGTAATATGGCACATCTGAAGGCAGCAAAAAGAGTATTAAGGTATGTCAAAGGAACCATCGATACTGGTGTGAAGTTTTGGAGGGCAAAGGAGCTGAAACTCGTAGGCTATTCTGATAGCGATTGGGCAGGGTCAGTTGATGACATGAGGAGCACTTCAGGTTATTTTTTCACCTTAGGCTCGAGTGTTTTCAGCTGGAGTTcgaagaagcaacaaactgttgcacAATCTACAGCAGAGGCTGAATATATCTCAGCTGCAGCAGCTGtgaaccaagccatttggcttaggaagattttggatgatttgaatgaAAGTCAAGTTCAGCCTACTGAGATTAGAGTGGATAATCAATCAGCTGTGGCCATAGCCAAGAATCCAGTCTTCCATGGTAAGACTAAACACTTCAAAATCAAATTCCATTTTGTTAGAGAAGCTGAGCAATCTAGGGAGGTTAGCTTAGTTCATTGCAGCTCAGAAATTCAGCTAGCTGACATTTTAACTAAACCATTGGGAGCCAACCGATTTAATGCTTTGAAGGAAAGGATTGGTGTTTGTTGCATACagaccaaggaggagtgttgaagccgTGGCCTGCATCGCAACAAAGAACCAACAGCAACAAATTGGTCAAAAGACCAGCAGCAGCAAATTGTACAATTTTAGCTGCTATACTGTTTTGTAGCAAAGAAATGGAGTTGGTTCAGTTATAAAATTACTTTTTGAATATTTGTTCCTATGGAACTTAGCCTAAATCTGTGTAATGAGTTAGCTAAGTTAGTAGGAAAGATTGACTGATGTAATAGCTGGTATGCCAGCTTTCTTTTGTATACAAGTTGCtatattttttttggtaagtAAGAGCAGTTAAATTAGTAGGTAACTGTCAAATACTTTTGTAACCATCATATATTCaaagtttgaatgaaattatgatgACTTCTCAGTTACAAATTTTCTTGCtgagttcttttcttttgttttttctttcattcGTTTTTGCTTTCTTTGCTACTGCCATTTATCCAACAAGAGAAATAGAACTGATCTATCATGGGTAGGGTAGAATTGACATCATCACTACACCTAGTTACTGATAGTAAGTTGTTAAATGAAAGATCAAGCACCGTTAGATTCCTAAGCTTGACAAGCATGCATGACTTGATATTGTCACTCAAGTTATTAGATGAAAGGTCAAGAAAAGTAAGGTTGATGAGGTCAAAGAAAGAACTTGGAACTGTTCCCTGTATTTCATTCTTTGATAAATCGACTTGTTGGACAAGATTAGGCTCTTGGATGGGGTCAATGGGACCATTAAGTTTGTTAGAGTGGAGGTCTAGATACTCCAAAGATGGTAGACTAAACAACCAACCTGGTACTCTACCACTAAGCAAGTTTGCATATAAGTAGAGTTTTTGTAGATACGAAAGTCCACTTATGTTGTTGGGAAGGGtaccctgaaggaaattgaaagaGAAGTCCATGAAAGTAAAGCTGGTGAGATTAAATGCTGATGATGGGAAGACACCACTGAAATTGTTAGAGGAAAAATCCATGGAACTTAGATCGTTTAAGTTCCCAAAAACATCTGGAATTTGCCCTTGGAACATGTTGTCTGAGATATCCAAGAAGGTGAGTTTTGTGAGGTTTCCAAGTGTTGAAGGGATTGACCCCATAAAAACACAACTAGAAAGGCTAAGTGCTTTCAAGTGTTTAAGATTACCAATTGAGCCGGGTAACCCTTTTGGAAACCTTGTCCGTGAAACATCCAACAAACTAAGGGGACTGCTCCAATTTGTTTCTGGTAGATAAACAGTGAGATTTGGATTACTTCTTAAAATGATGTTTTCAAGATATGGAAGATGGAAAACTTGGGTTGGGAAATTTCCTTGCAAATCACAGTAAGAAAGACTTAGATGCTTCAACGAGACGGTCAAGTTAAGGAAAGAATAAGGTACAACCAGAGACAAACTCATACCGCGGAGGacaatattttctaattttgtaaGGTTATGGACAAGCATGTTAAAATCATGGTTCCTAAAAAACAAACCATAATTCAGACTGAGGTCAAGCGAAACTAGATCTGACAAAAGAGAGATTTCAGGTGGGACAAAACCAGTGAATCCAGCGCCAGAGAGATTGAGATAAGTTAGACTCCTCAACTTCCCAAATTCAGATGGGATTTCAGAGATGCCGAGATCATTGCCGGCAAGGTTGAGCCATCGAAGGTTTTGAAGTGAGAAGAGGGAACTATTTGATTGGAGGGAACCAATTAGTCCACTACATCTGAGATCAAGGCCGATCACATTGCCTTTCTTGTTATCACACATCACAACTTCCCATTTGCAACAATTAGTACCTTCATCCCAAGAATCCGTCTTGTGAGAAGGAATGTGAACTTCTCCTAAACAATGAGTTTTATAAATGGATCTGGAAATGGAAAGGTTGCTCTTGAAATTCAGCAATGCAGAACTCTGTTCGGGACGACATAAATGTGTTGAAGAAACAGACAAAGAAGGGGATAGCAATGAAGAGTTGAAGAAGCCCAAAAGGAAGCATAGGATTAAATATACCATCTTTCTCTTATGAACCCAATAGAAAAAAGATAAACAAAGAATTTGGTCGTAGAGTTGCTTATAGAAGTTTCAAATGGAAACATTTCCACTACCAATTTATGCCTTTGGTCAACTCATTGAGTACCCTTTTCTTTGTTTCTATCTTGCTTGGACACATCAGCAATGGCCGGACATCTATACTTATTTACAGCAACCCAACGTTGTTATTGACTCCATTTGGCATTATCACTCTTAAGGTTTCcttaaaataagttaatttagTATAAATGGCATCAAAAGCAGTGGTCAAAGGTAAGAAGAATAAAATTAATGCATTTCTTGACAATAGTTGTTTGTCTTTTACTTGCACGACATTGTTATTGACAAAAATTAAGTCAGAgttttatacttatttattaTAAATGCATTATTATTTTGCCACGACTTATATTCTAACCAAACAACTAGGCCTAATGTTGAAATAGATGAAACAGTTACCATtgttgcaatttaaatttttgttggaTTTTACTTTGTTAAGTTGATTTATATGAatcaataattaaattcaaattaagtCGTTGACCATCTTCTGTAATGTGCCTTGCAATATGGTTTTGTGGTGTTTAAATGTTGGTACATCTCTTTCCTTCTACAAGTttagaaaaaattgaaatttatgagaatattttttatttttgatcatATTAATAAActcacattttaaaataaaaaaaatcagaagtaaaatagaagttgtgataattaatatttaaaaataattataatttaattcaagctgtgatcattattatatatttaaaaataataaaatttaatttacaattattagttaaaaatattttacttatttaaaaatagaactattatttaaatagaactctaagcataaaatataggagggaaagttgtgataattatcatttaaactaaaaatttcgatgtaaaggaaaaaaatgtgttaattttattgatggaaattataattattacttgaatagaattATATTCGTATTAAtcatcacttaattaatatattaggTTAATTATGTTAATCaaatattgttttgaattttGTTACTTTGTATTAATTGCATAAAGTAAAACTATATTGTAtgttaaatatgataaaaatgctttaattattattcaaaaaaaagtattgtaatatttgaattgataagttaatatattttaattatattcaaataataaatattattttatattaattacaaaaattaaaatacaatagttaaaaatttaattaaatattaaaggcATAAAATCACATGCAACGTTTACAATCTACTTTATTTAAACTAGTAAAATTACATTAGAGTTATTTGATACACTTAGGTCTTGTTCAAGCAAGTAAAAAGCGAAAAGATTATTAGTTGTATAAGACAATTTAACTTAAACACGCATAGAAACAATCCTAATCAAACCTTCTCCAATGAATCATgataatcatataaaaaaataagacaATTTAACTTAAAGACGCATAGAAACAATCCTAATCAAACCTTCTCCAATGAATCATGATAATCATATAAAAAAGGGCATGACTTATAAGATTGAACAATTCAATTAAAGATAATTGaggatcattttaataaaagattaTCTTGTTCGACAATTGACATGAtgaaaataaacaagtaaatatgatatttatcccatttatttcttatttaataccGAAGCCTTATAAGCCtataaattatcaatttacttgTAGGATTA from Gossypium hirsutum isolate 1008001.06 chromosome A04, Gossypium_hirsutum_v2.1, whole genome shotgun sequence includes:
- the LOC107898020 gene encoding receptor-like protein 9DC3; translation: MQRFSSFLNASKSLRDLDISDNQIHCSITKWEAEGWENLVTLRLSMNFMTGVEQVPGKNLLTLDLGSNSLQGPLPALPRTLLYLLISDNELVGEIPSKICNLSILAVLDLSKNKLGGIIPDCPENFSDLHQVVNLKMNYFIGKIPRWLQSDSLRSLNLNGNQLEGSIPQSLANCNRLEVLDLGNNKLEDTFPYWLGTLPELQVLIIRSNRFHGDIRNFNDTYSFRSLRMIDLSRNEFTGHLPLELFENFKAIRDIQENKTGGPEYIGGDYYQDSVTVTMKGSDLELVRILTVFTIIDFSSNHFKGPIPKAIGELNSLIVLNFSHNSLTGNIPPSFGKLAALESLDLSSNKLQGRIPIQLTNLTFLGALNISHNNLEGPIPLANHFDTFSNDSFAGNSGLCGFPLSKTCGNDQEPKSPPPTVADESEIALTWKIAAMGYGSGLVIGLSMGYIVFTTGRPRWLVKMIKRNQEKRMRRRIHRNGRRKN
- the LOC121228040 gene encoding receptor-like protein Cf-9, with protein sequence MVYLILCFLLGFFNSSLLSPSLSVSSTHLCRPEQSSALLNFKSNLSISRSIYKTHCLGEVHIPSHKTDSWDEGTNCCKWEVVMCDNKKGNVIGLDLRCSGLIGSLQSNSSLFSLQNLRWLNLAGNDLGISEIPSEFGKLRSLTYLNLSGAGFTGFVPPEISLLSDLVSLDLSLNYGLFFRNHDFNMLVHNLTKLENIVLRGMSLSLVVPYSFLNLTVSLKHLSLSYCDLQGNFPTQVFHLPYLENIILRSNPNLTVYLPETNWSSPLSLLDVSRTRFPKGLPGSIGNLKHLKALSLSSCVFMGSIPSTLGNLTKLTFLDISDNMFQGQIPDVFGNLNDLSSMDFSSNNFSGVFPSSAFNLTSFTFMDFSFNFLQGTLPNNISGLSYLQKLYLYANLLSGRVPGWLFSLPSLEYLDLHSNKLNGPIDPIQEPNLVQQVDLSKNEIQGTVPSSFFDLINLTFLDLSSNNLSDNIKSCMLVKLRNLTVLDLSFNNLLSVTRCSDDVNSTLPMIDQFYFSCWINGSSKESKNE